Proteins encoded in a region of the Nicotiana tomentosiformis chromosome 9, ASM39032v3, whole genome shotgun sequence genome:
- the LOC138898839 gene encoding uncharacterized protein, whose translation MADALGRKSMGSLRHVEEQKLEMTKDLYQLANLGVRLLNIEDGGATVLNTAEFSLVAKVKAQQFDDPAMVKIRGSIPFQKKQVFELSENGVRRYEDRLCVPNVKGLREHIMVEIHQSWYFIHSVSTKMYQDL comes from the coding sequence ATGGCTGATGCGTTAGGACGGAAGTCTATGGGCAGCTTGCGGCATGTGGAGGAGCAGAAGTTAGAGATGACTAAAGACTTGTACCAGTTGGCAAACCTAGGTGTACGATTGCTTAATATTGAAGACGGAGGAGCCACAGTTTTGAATACGGCCGAGTTCTCGTTAGTAGCTAAAGTAAAGGCACAACAATTTGATGACCCAGCCATGGTGAAGATAAGAGGAAGCATCCCCTTTCAAAAGAAGCAAGTGTTTGAGTTATCCGAGAATGGGGTCCGTAGATACGAggacaggctatgtgtacctaatgtcaAGGGTCTCCGGGAGCACATTATGGTGGAGATTCACCAATCTTGGTATTTCATTCATTCGGTGTCaaccaagatgtaccaggatctTTGA